The following proteins are co-located in the Deltaproteobacteria bacterium genome:
- a CDS encoding sigma 54-interacting transcriptional regulator yields MSSARSFLGAASEDLSADGAPLAPLYDLRSSFDEIIGVSDAMAAVFRLMESAATTAIAVLLEGETGTGKELVARAIHRISERSQRPFVAVNCAALPETLLESELFGYRKGAFTGAASDRIGLFEAADAGTIFLDEIGEMPLAMQAKMLRVLQDGEVVPLGDTRPRHVDARLISATNSELSTAMAAGRFREDLYYRLAAFPIRLPPLRERRQDIALLTSRFLAAAATRHHKQIAGLEKPALELLLRADWPGNVRELQNLIERAVALARDGEVLTIEHLAPQAPPAGEFSPYDLRPDTDGIAHFGRERCSVSAAGADPDLRRARAAFETEHIREILARHGGNISRAARALGVSRVVLRKKAKEYDLR; encoded by the coding sequence ATGTCCAGCGCCCGCAGCTTTCTGGGCGCGGCGAGCGAAGACCTGAGCGCGGATGGCGCGCCGCTCGCCCCGCTCTACGATCTCAGAAGCTCTTTTGACGAAATCATCGGCGTCAGCGACGCCATGGCCGCCGTGTTTCGGTTGATGGAAAGCGCGGCCACCACCGCGATCGCCGTCCTGCTCGAGGGTGAAACCGGCACCGGCAAGGAACTGGTGGCGCGCGCCATCCACCGAATCAGCGAGCGCAGCCAGCGTCCGTTCGTCGCCGTCAATTGCGCCGCGCTGCCCGAGACCTTGCTTGAAAGCGAGCTGTTCGGTTACCGCAAGGGCGCGTTCACCGGCGCGGCCAGTGATCGTATCGGCCTGTTCGAGGCCGCCGACGCCGGCACCATCTTCCTCGACGAGATCGGTGAAATGCCACTGGCTATGCAGGCCAAGATGCTGCGGGTGTTGCAGGACGGCGAAGTGGTGCCGCTTGGCGACACCCGCCCGCGCCACGTCGACGCCCGCCTGATCTCCGCCACCAACAGCGAGCTGAGTACAGCGATGGCCGCAGGCCGGTTTCGCGAGGATCTCTACTATCGCCTGGCGGCTTTCCCGATTCGCTTGCCGCCGTTGCGCGAGCGCCGCCAGGACATTGCCCTGCTCACCAGCCGCTTCCTCGCCGCCGCCGCCACCCGCCATCACAAACAAATCGCCGGGCTCGAGAAGCCCGCGCTCGAGCTGTTGCTGCGGGCGGACTGGCCCGGCAACGTGCGCGAGCTGCAAAACCTGATCGAGCGGGCGGTGGCGCTGGCGCGCGACGGCGAGGTGCTCACCATCGAGCATCTCGCACCGCAGGCGCCGCCAGCCGGCGAATTCTCCCCATACGATCTGCGGCCGGACACCGATGGCATCGCCCACTTCGGCCGGGAGCGGTGCAGCGTCAGCGCAGCCGGCGCCGACCCCGATCTGCGGCGCGCCCGTGCCGCTTTCGAGACCGAGCACATTCGCGAGATCCTCGCCCGACACGGCGGTAACATCTCCCGGGCCGCACGCGCGCTCGGAGTGTCGCGCGTCGTGCTGCGCAAGAAAGCCAAAGAGTACGACCTGCGCTGA
- the glgC gene encoding glucose-1-phosphate adenylyltransferase: MARPRILTFVMAGGKGERLYPLTKDRSKPAVPFGGRYRIIDFVLSNLYNSGLGAVYVLTQYKAQSLVEHLETGWTWRGGGRDGFIRAVPAQMKLGELWYRGTADAIFQNLNLVRDYGADIVLVFSADHIYKMNVRQMLDFHLRVGAAATVSCLPVPRAGATQFGVVAVDEQWRIKGFIEKPVDPPPIPGLPEESLASMGNYIFNVGLLQEVLGERRDGEPLFDFGKDILPAMTVREPVYAYDFRRNRIPGLREGEQAYWRDVGTIEAYYEANMDLKNVVPLLNLYNWQWPIMTARFHDPPCKFVFDEDGRRGVAVQSVMASGCLLSGGYVKDSVLGRNVVVDAGAQVRESVLMDNVVISPGARVRRAIIDKNVVVAPGEVIGEDFGNDCRRYVVSATGIVVVEKAPDTPETLARNW; the protein is encoded by the coding sequence ATGGCACGGCCGCGCATTCTGACGTTCGTGATGGCTGGGGGTAAGGGCGAACGCTTGTATCCGCTGACCAAGGATCGCTCGAAGCCCGCGGTACCGTTCGGCGGGCGCTACCGCATCATCGATTTCGTTCTCAGCAACCTTTACAACTCGGGGCTGGGCGCGGTTTACGTTCTGACGCAATACAAGGCCCAGTCGCTGGTCGAGCACCTCGAAACCGGCTGGACCTGGCGCGGGGGCGGGCGCGACGGCTTCATCCGAGCGGTGCCGGCGCAGATGAAGCTCGGCGAGTTGTGGTATCGCGGCACCGCCGACGCCATCTTCCAAAACCTCAACTTGGTGCGCGACTACGGCGCCGACATCGTCTTGGTCTTCAGCGCCGACCACATCTACAAGATGAACGTGCGCCAGATGCTCGACTTCCATCTGCGCGTGGGCGCGGCCGCGACCGTGTCGTGCTTGCCGGTGCCGCGTGCCGGCGCCACGCAATTCGGCGTGGTCGCGGTCGATGAACAGTGGCGCATCAAAGGGTTTATCGAGAAACCCGTCGATCCGCCGCCGATCCCGGGCTTGCCGGAGGAATCGCTGGCGTCGATGGGCAACTACATCTTCAACGTCGGCTTGTTACAGGAAGTGCTGGGTGAGCGCCGCGACGGCGAGCCGCTATTCGATTTCGGCAAGGACATTTTGCCGGCGATGACGGTGCGCGAGCCGGTCTACGCCTACGATTTCCGCCGCAACCGCATCCCCGGGCTGCGTGAGGGCGAGCAGGCATATTGGCGCGACGTCGGCACCATCGAGGCCTACTACGAAGCCAACATGGATTTGAAGAACGTGGTGCCGCTGCTCAATCTCTACAACTGGCAGTGGCCGATCATGACCGCGCGCTTTCATGATCCACCGTGCAAGTTCGTCTTCGACGAAGACGGCCGCCGGGGTGTGGCGGTGCAGTCGGTGATGGCCAGCGGCTGTCTATTGAGCGGCGGCTACGTGAAGGATTCGGTGCTGGGGCGCAACGTGGTGGTCGATGCCGGCGCCCAAGTGCGGGAGTCGGTGTTGATGGACAACGTCGTAATCAGCCCCGGCGCCCGCGTGCGCCGCGCCATCATCGACAAGAACGTGGTGGTGGCGCCGGGCGAGGTGATCGGGGAGGATTTCGGCAACGATTGCCGCCGCTACGTGGTGTCGGCAACGGGGATCGTGGTGGTCGAAAAAGCCCCCGACACGCCGGAGACGTTGGCGCGGAATTGGTGA